From Pararge aegeria chromosome 9, ilParAegt1.1, whole genome shotgun sequence, the proteins below share one genomic window:
- the LOC120626302 gene encoding glycosylphosphatidylinositol anchor biosynthesis protein 11 has protein sequence MFSLNNHLELRRVTITSLVTCIYLPSIVTVISYKGLLYSVGNASSFYVLVLIFVAELMKSFYLNSSNEFQVKKKSKNRASEVMKSIVFLLGVVFCFFIAIILFGAPVLDHHDGTLLLSSLLTLLTIFPLIAHTGVESAMQLLFGVKIFSRDTIIAMLVNNALMTVCGAWLGAVVIPLDWNTPWQQWPIPCYLGAIGGYLLSNVLTVSKVTLMSASNKYPALNFFVNVINRLHMSK, from the coding sequence atgtTCTCGTTGAACAATCATTTAGAGCTGCGAAGAGTTACCATTACCAGTTTGGTAACATGCATTTACTTACCGAGCATTGTGACCGTGATATCTTACAAGGGTCTGCTGTATTCAGTTGGAAATGCTTCATCTTTCTACGTTCTGGTTCTCATATTTGTGGCAGAGTTGATGAAATCATTTTACCTGAACTCTAGTAATGAATTCCAGGTTAAAAAGAAGAGCAAAAATAGAGCTAGTGAGGTTATGAAGTCAATTGTGTTTTTACTTGGagtagtattttgttttttcatagcTATCATATTATTTGGTGCTCCAGTTCTAGATCATCATGACGGGACATTGCTGTTGTCTAGTCTTCTTACTTTATTAACCATATTTCCTTTGATAGCTCACACAGGAGTTGAGTCTGCCATGCAACTTCTATTCGGGGTTAAAATATTTTCCCGAGACACGATCATCGCTATGCTTGTAAATAACGCTTTGATGACAGTCTGTGGAGCATGGCTTGGAGCTGTCGTAATACCCCTGGATTGGAACACACCTTGGCAGCAGTGGCCAATACCCTGTTACTTAGGAGCTATTGGTGGTTACCTGCTATCAAATGTGTTAACTGTGTCTAAGGTTACTTTGATGTCAGCGTCTAATAAGTATCCAGCATTGAACTTTTTTGTTAATGTAATTAACAGACTCCATATgtctaaataa
- the LOC120626546 gene encoding 5-aminolevulinate synthase, nonspecific, mitochondrial isoform X1: MPCPFLGSMNQGFVRNYGSALLKQYGNLCPILSRGFRSLGVDETKCPFIQEAPKEMTEDIKESGPTYQYEKFFSEQINAKKKDYSYRVFRKVSRLAADGMYPQALEGADNRRVTVWCANDYLGASRHPVVQDAAISAIKSYGTGAGGTRNIAGNSQMTEKLEAEIAKLHKKPAALIFSSCFVANDATLSTLAKIMPGCIVYSDAGNHASMIQGIRNSRAPKHIFRHNDPNHLRELLSASPAGVPKLVVFETVHSMSGAICPLEEMCDIAHEHGALTFVDEVHAVGLYGKHGAGIGEERGLEHHIDIVSGTLGKAFGNVGGYIAGSSLLIDTIRSLAPGFIFTTALPPPTLAGSLAAIRLLASGEGRSMRAKHQGIVRYLKLSLLIAGLPQMPSVSHIVPVPITGADKVAMVAESLMKRGHYVQAINYPTVARGEERLRFAPGPHHTPEMIDSLITALIESFHENNISFDQFMVNGACRECSMEYKVDVAYEEPYKYTMIAA, translated from the coding sequence ATGCCTTGCCCTTTCCTAGGATCAATGAATCAAGGATTCGTGCGGAATTACGGCAGCGCCCTGCTCAAGCAATATGGGAATTTGTGCCCAATACTTTCGCGAGGTTTCCGCTCGCTCGGGGTCGACGAGACCAAGTGCCCGTTCATTCAGGAGGCTCCGAAGGAGATGACCGAGGACATCAAAGAGAGCGGGCCGACTTACCAATACGAGAAGTTCTTCAGTGAACAGATCAACGCTAAGAAGAAGGATTACTCTTACAGAGTGTTCCGCAAGGTCTCCCGTCTGGCGGCCGACGGTATGTATCCGCAGGCTTTGGAAGGCGCCGACAATCGTCGCGTGACGGTCTGGTGTGCGAATGACTACCTCGGCGCATCGCGCCACCCCGTGGTCCAGGACGCGGCCATCTCCGCCATCAAGTCTTACGGTACAGGCGCGGGAGGCACTCGCAACATCGCGGGCAACTCGCAAATGACTGAAAAACTCGAAGCCGAAATCGCCAAACTTCACAAAAAGCCTGCCGCACTAATCTTCAGTTCCTGTTTTGTTGCGAATGATGCAACATTATCAACTTTAGCGAAAATAATGCCCGGTTGTATAGTTTATTCCGACGCGGGCAACCACGCGTCTATGATACAGGGGATCAGGAACAGCCGGGCTCCAAAGCATATATTTAGGCACAATGACCCCAATCACCTTAGAGAATTGTTATCAGCATCCCCAGCTGGTGTACCGAAGCTAGTCGTTTTTGAGACTGTTCACTCTATGAGTGGAGCTATTTGTCCTTTAGAAGAAATGTGTGATATTGCTCATGAGCATGGGGCATTGACCTTCGTAGATGAAGTACACGCAGTAGGTTTGTACGGGAAACATGGTGCTGGAATAGGAGAAGAAAGGGGTCTGGAACACCACATAGATATTGTGTCTGGGACTTTGGGTAAAGCCTTTGGGAATGTTGGAGGATACATTGCTGGCTCTTCTCTTCTCATTGATACAATCAGGTCATTAGCACCTGGGTTTATCTTCACCACAGCGCTTCCACCACCAACTTTAGCGGGCTCTCTCGCAGCTATCCGCCTTCTAGCCAGCGGAGAGGGCAGAAGTATGAGAGCAAAACACCAAGGAATTGTCCGTTACTTAAAGCTCTCTTTACTCATAGCTGGTCTTCCCCAAATGCCATCTGTGAGTCACATAGTACCGGTGCCGATAACTGGGGCAGACAAAGTTGCCATGGTGGCTGAGTCGTTAATGAAAAGAGGGCATTATGTGCAAGCTATAAACTACCCAACAGTAGCTAGAGGTGAGGAACGTTTGAGGTTTGCACCGGGGCCACACCACACCCCTGAAATGATTGACAGCCTCATCACTGCCTTGATTGAATCATTCCATGAAAATAACATAAGTTTCGACCAGTTTATGGTCAACGGCGCTTGCCGTGAATGCAGTATGGAGTACAAAGTCGACGTCGCGTACGAAGAACCATACAAATACACCATGATTGCTGCATAA
- the LOC120626546 gene encoding 5-aminolevulinate synthase, nonspecific, mitochondrial isoform X2 codes for MNQGFVRNYGSALLKQYGNLCPILSRGFRSLGVDETKCPFIQEAPKEMTEDIKESGPTYQYEKFFSEQINAKKKDYSYRVFRKVSRLAADGMYPQALEGADNRRVTVWCANDYLGASRHPVVQDAAISAIKSYGTGAGGTRNIAGNSQMTEKLEAEIAKLHKKPAALIFSSCFVANDATLSTLAKIMPGCIVYSDAGNHASMIQGIRNSRAPKHIFRHNDPNHLRELLSASPAGVPKLVVFETVHSMSGAICPLEEMCDIAHEHGALTFVDEVHAVGLYGKHGAGIGEERGLEHHIDIVSGTLGKAFGNVGGYIAGSSLLIDTIRSLAPGFIFTTALPPPTLAGSLAAIRLLASGEGRSMRAKHQGIVRYLKLSLLIAGLPQMPSVSHIVPVPITGADKVAMVAESLMKRGHYVQAINYPTVARGEERLRFAPGPHHTPEMIDSLITALIESFHENNISFDQFMVNGACRECSMEYKVDVAYEEPYKYTMIAA; via the coding sequence ATGAATCAAGGATTCGTGCGGAATTACGGCAGCGCCCTGCTCAAGCAATATGGGAATTTGTGCCCAATACTTTCGCGAGGTTTCCGCTCGCTCGGGGTCGACGAGACCAAGTGCCCGTTCATTCAGGAGGCTCCGAAGGAGATGACCGAGGACATCAAAGAGAGCGGGCCGACTTACCAATACGAGAAGTTCTTCAGTGAACAGATCAACGCTAAGAAGAAGGATTACTCTTACAGAGTGTTCCGCAAGGTCTCCCGTCTGGCGGCCGACGGTATGTATCCGCAGGCTTTGGAAGGCGCCGACAATCGTCGCGTGACGGTCTGGTGTGCGAATGACTACCTCGGCGCATCGCGCCACCCCGTGGTCCAGGACGCGGCCATCTCCGCCATCAAGTCTTACGGTACAGGCGCGGGAGGCACTCGCAACATCGCGGGCAACTCGCAAATGACTGAAAAACTCGAAGCCGAAATCGCCAAACTTCACAAAAAGCCTGCCGCACTAATCTTCAGTTCCTGTTTTGTTGCGAATGATGCAACATTATCAACTTTAGCGAAAATAATGCCCGGTTGTATAGTTTATTCCGACGCGGGCAACCACGCGTCTATGATACAGGGGATCAGGAACAGCCGGGCTCCAAAGCATATATTTAGGCACAATGACCCCAATCACCTTAGAGAATTGTTATCAGCATCCCCAGCTGGTGTACCGAAGCTAGTCGTTTTTGAGACTGTTCACTCTATGAGTGGAGCTATTTGTCCTTTAGAAGAAATGTGTGATATTGCTCATGAGCATGGGGCATTGACCTTCGTAGATGAAGTACACGCAGTAGGTTTGTACGGGAAACATGGTGCTGGAATAGGAGAAGAAAGGGGTCTGGAACACCACATAGATATTGTGTCTGGGACTTTGGGTAAAGCCTTTGGGAATGTTGGAGGATACATTGCTGGCTCTTCTCTTCTCATTGATACAATCAGGTCATTAGCACCTGGGTTTATCTTCACCACAGCGCTTCCACCACCAACTTTAGCGGGCTCTCTCGCAGCTATCCGCCTTCTAGCCAGCGGAGAGGGCAGAAGTATGAGAGCAAAACACCAAGGAATTGTCCGTTACTTAAAGCTCTCTTTACTCATAGCTGGTCTTCCCCAAATGCCATCTGTGAGTCACATAGTACCGGTGCCGATAACTGGGGCAGACAAAGTTGCCATGGTGGCTGAGTCGTTAATGAAAAGAGGGCATTATGTGCAAGCTATAAACTACCCAACAGTAGCTAGAGGTGAGGAACGTTTGAGGTTTGCACCGGGGCCACACCACACCCCTGAAATGATTGACAGCCTCATCACTGCCTTGATTGAATCATTCCATGAAAATAACATAAGTTTCGACCAGTTTATGGTCAACGGCGCTTGCCGTGAATGCAGTATGGAGTACAAAGTCGACGTCGCGTACGAAGAACCATACAAATACACCATGATTGCTGCATAA